A stretch of the Vagococcus xieshaowenii genome encodes the following:
- a CDS encoding ABC transporter ATP-binding protein, with amino-acid sequence MLVRQLSKMFGTKQVVKAVDVEISKGKFTAFIGPNGAGKSTVLSMMSRLIEKDTGEVLIDQQEINDWNQTALAKKIAILRQSNMINLKLTVKELVAFGRFPYSKGRLTEEDQVFIDKAIVQLGLEDLADRYIDTLSGGQLQRAFIAMVFAQDTEYILLDEPLNNLDMNYAVQMMKVLRDLVDHHGKTVIMVLHDINFAASYADEIIAMKDGRIYLHDTTEKVIQKEVLDDLYNMNIRVCELEGKRFCLYFNE; translated from the coding sequence ATGCTTGTTCGTCAATTATCTAAAATGTTTGGAACTAAGCAAGTTGTTAAAGCGGTTGATGTTGAAATTTCTAAAGGGAAATTCACCGCCTTTATCGGTCCTAATGGTGCAGGTAAGAGTACGGTTTTGTCTATGATGAGTCGTTTGATTGAAAAAGATACTGGGGAAGTATTAATCGATCAACAAGAAATTAATGATTGGAACCAAACGGCCCTTGCTAAGAAAATTGCTATTTTAAGACAATCAAATATGATTAATTTGAAGTTGACGGTTAAGGAGTTAGTAGCGTTTGGTCGTTTCCCTTATTCTAAAGGTCGCCTAACAGAGGAAGATCAAGTCTTCATAGATAAAGCTATTGTCCAATTAGGTTTAGAAGATTTAGCTGATCGCTATATCGACACGCTTTCTGGCGGACAATTACAACGAGCGTTTATCGCAATGGTATTTGCACAAGACACAGAATATATTTTGCTAGATGAGCCACTTAATAATTTAGATATGAATTATGCCGTACAGATGATGAAAGTGTTACGTGATTTGGTTGATCATCATGGTAAAACAGTGATTATGGTATTACATGATATCAATTTTGCAGCAAGTTACGCTGATGAGATTATCGCAATGAAGGATGGCCGTATCTATTTGCACGATACAACAGAAAAAGTCATCCAAAAAGAAGTGTTAGATGATCTATACAATATGAATATTAGAGTTTGTGAACTAGAGGGTAAGCGTTTCTGTTTATATTTTAACGAATAA
- a CDS encoding iron chelate uptake ABC transporter family permease subunit: MPKTKERIIWLSLISAVVLMSLLFLTYNTYGNWSFALNFRGKKLLAFIFVGIATSFATISFQTLANNHFLTPSILGFDSLYTLIHTGLFFFMGEQAKLSLLENQLVMFVVNVSLMIVLSTSMFYFLLKKQGNNLYLLLMVGMILGTLFGSVSTFLQVLLDPNEFDKLQGKLFASFANVNTTLLTLAFVFLMIGAGYLWLSAKKMDVLHLGKDVATNLGINVGRFQWQLLFVISLLVAVSTALVGPITFLGFIVANISYQLFNTYKHRILFIGSSLLAILLLIGGQFLVEQVFKWNTTLSVVIEFTGGVYFVGKLLRERK, encoded by the coding sequence ATGCCTAAAACCAAAGAAAGAATCATTTGGCTAAGTCTAATAAGTGCAGTGGTCTTAATGAGCCTGTTATTCTTAACCTATAACACATATGGTAACTGGAGTTTTGCACTTAATTTCAGAGGAAAAAAATTACTGGCGTTTATTTTTGTAGGTATTGCGACCAGTTTTGCTACTATTAGTTTTCAAACGTTAGCCAACAATCATTTTCTTACGCCTAGCATTTTAGGATTTGACTCGTTATACACGTTAATTCATACAGGTTTATTTTTCTTTATGGGAGAACAAGCAAAGCTATCGCTTTTAGAAAATCAATTAGTGATGTTTGTTGTTAATGTTTCGCTAATGATTGTTTTGAGCACGTCGATGTTTTATTTCTTATTAAAAAAACAAGGCAATAACTTGTATCTATTATTAATGGTAGGTATGATTCTAGGAACGCTTTTTGGAAGCGTCAGCACGTTTCTACAAGTCTTACTAGATCCTAATGAGTTTGATAAGTTACAAGGGAAGCTGTTTGCAAGTTTTGCAAACGTCAATACAACGTTACTTACTCTAGCGTTTGTTTTCTTAATGATAGGTGCTGGGTATTTGTGGTTATCGGCAAAGAAAATGGATGTTTTACATTTAGGAAAAGATGTGGCGACTAACTTAGGCATTAATGTGGGACGTTTTCAATGGCAATTATTGTTTGTGATTAGTTTATTAGTGGCCGTTTCAACCGCTCTAGTAGGGCCTATCACCTTCTTAGGGTTTATTGTGGCCAATATTTCTTATCAGTTATTTAACACCTATAAACATCGTATATTGTTTATAGGTAGTAGTTTATTAGCTATTTTACTATTAATTGGTGGTCAGTTCTTAGTAGAACAAGTGTTTAAATGGAACACCACACTTAGCGTTGTTATTGAATTTACTGGCGGTGTGTATTTTGTTGGGAAATTATTAAGAGAAAGAAAGTAG
- a CDS encoding ABC transporter permease → MKRYLLPLFFLLLVITSLFIGVQSIPLTDIFNLSETQKLVLWSTRIPRTVSLVIAGATASVCGLIMQHLTQNKFVSPTTAGTADSARLGILIAMIFFPNSSSIMRSFVAFIFAFIGTMVFVQLINRLPQKSNVMVPLIGMMFGNIIGSIVTFFAYQLEIIQNMSSWLQGNFSTITRNGYELIYLSVPLLIIASLYAYQFTLAGMGKDIATSVGMNYTMIQMGGLIIVSLASSVLLVTVGNLPFLGIVIPNLVSLYAGDQMKKTLWPTALCGSLFLIGCDILSRTIIPPYEVPVSLIVGIIGSLAFIGLLVRGTKSHA, encoded by the coding sequence TTGAAAAGATATTTATTACCTTTGTTCTTTCTATTATTAGTCATCACTTCATTGTTCATAGGTGTACAAAGTATTCCTCTTACAGATATATTTAATCTGTCTGAAACACAGAAATTAGTATTATGGAGTACTCGAATCCCTAGAACAGTGAGTTTAGTTATAGCTGGGGCAACGGCTAGTGTGTGTGGGTTGATCATGCAACATCTAACACAAAATAAATTTGTTTCACCGACAACTGCAGGCACAGCAGATAGTGCTCGCTTAGGTATCCTAATCGCGATGATTTTTTTTCCTAATAGTTCTAGTATTATGCGATCTTTTGTTGCTTTTATCTTCGCCTTCATCGGTACGATGGTATTTGTTCAATTGATCAATCGTTTACCACAAAAAAGTAATGTCATGGTTCCTTTGATAGGGATGATGTTTGGTAATATCATTGGTTCTATTGTGACCTTTTTTGCCTATCAACTAGAAATTATCCAAAATATGTCTTCGTGGTTGCAAGGTAATTTCTCAACAATTACTCGAAATGGTTACGAATTGATTTATTTATCTGTGCCATTACTAATTATAGCAAGTCTTTATGCGTATCAATTTACGCTTGCTGGAATGGGGAAAGATATTGCGACGAGTGTTGGGATGAATTATACAATGATTCAAATGGGTGGTTTAATCATTGTGTCCTTGGCTAGCTCGGTGTTACTAGTAACAGTAGGAAATTTACCTTTTTTAGGAATTGTTATTCCTAATCTGGTGTCGTTATATGCGGGGGATCAAATGAAAAAAACACTTTGGCCCACTGCGTTATGTGGTAGTTTATTCTTGATTGGTTGTGATATTCTTTCGAGAACAATTATCCCACCCTACGAAGTACCGGTGAGTTTAATTGTCGGTATCATTGGTAGTTTAGCCTTTATTGGACTACTTGTTAGGGGGACGAAATCACATGCCTAA
- a CDS encoding acyltransferase family protein encodes MKKKKSYIKSLDGLRALAILLVIGYHFRMPLFKGGFIGVDMFFVLSGYLITGQLLYKLSHKEILSLKEFWIKRVKRLYPAVVALMLLVTLFVFVKSPTNIQSVLTDDLAGIFGVSNWWYIVKKVPYADTFANPAPLKHLWSLAVEAQFYLLLPLLFIGDNNSPTKKKSRAFILLLAVILSVISMMCWYSPGDINRAYYGTDSRIFTLLMGSLLAFIYPYNRLKVTMPKKMTRSFDGVGTLMLVIIGIFVLMGNEYQPFLYQGGFLLITLASTLILAVVIHPATTLNRLFSHSLLRWIGMRSYSLYLWHYPIIVLTTPMKIAGVYHWTLMFFQTILMFVLAEMSYKYIETPIRKYSGNWFKSVNHAIKESKTKIIELILIGITILGMVFTVTFFNQMVDRSSTLSTENVSKKTDKKPSEKETTIKKVPIKHIYMIGDSVLLGSKSNIEAILPQASVDGEVGRQFIDLPDLLKKQYANKFNQETLVLVSLGTNGPFEEKDLANLYQQITTTGAHLALMNTYVPLNWQDQVNRVIDSFANKHQEVHVIDWHSYIADKLAYLENDGVHPTVEGRDLLANLIKEDLEKQFIFDDKK; translated from the coding sequence ATGAAGAAAAAAAAATCATATATAAAAAGTTTAGATGGGCTGCGCGCCTTAGCTATCCTACTAGTGATAGGGTATCATTTTAGAATGCCATTGTTTAAAGGGGGCTTCATAGGAGTCGATATGTTTTTTGTCCTCTCAGGTTATTTAATTACCGGACAATTATTATATAAATTATCACATAAAGAAATTTTGTCTCTAAAAGAATTTTGGATAAAACGAGTCAAGCGATTGTATCCAGCAGTAGTAGCATTAATGTTATTGGTGACACTATTTGTATTCGTGAAATCACCCACAAATATTCAATCGGTATTAACCGATGATTTAGCGGGTATCTTTGGGGTGAGTAACTGGTGGTACATAGTCAAAAAAGTACCGTATGCAGATACTTTTGCTAATCCAGCGCCACTAAAGCATCTCTGGTCTTTAGCTGTGGAAGCCCAATTTTATTTATTATTACCTCTATTATTTATAGGGGATAATAATTCTCCAACAAAGAAAAAAAGTCGTGCTTTTATTTTGTTACTAGCGGTCATTTTGTCCGTTATAAGCATGATGTGTTGGTATAGTCCTGGTGATATTAACAGAGCTTATTACGGAACAGATTCAAGAATTTTTACGTTATTAATGGGAAGTTTATTAGCCTTTATTTATCCGTATAATCGTTTGAAAGTGACAATGCCAAAGAAGATGACACGATCTTTTGATGGTGTAGGTACATTGATGTTAGTCATCATAGGAATTTTTGTTTTAATGGGAAATGAATATCAGCCGTTTCTATATCAAGGTGGCTTTTTACTAATAACACTTGCAAGTACGTTAATACTAGCAGTTGTTATTCATCCAGCGACAACATTAAATCGCCTCTTTTCTCATTCATTATTAAGATGGATTGGTATGAGATCGTATAGTCTATATTTATGGCACTATCCGATTATTGTCTTAACAACGCCAATGAAAATTGCAGGTGTTTATCACTGGACGTTGATGTTTTTCCAAACAATCCTTATGTTCGTTTTGGCAGAGATGTCTTATAAATACATTGAAACGCCTATTAGAAAATATAGCGGAAATTGGTTTAAATCCGTTAATCATGCCATTAAAGAAAGTAAAACAAAAATTATTGAACTAATTCTGATTGGTATAACTATACTAGGGATGGTCTTTACGGTAACATTCTTTAATCAAATGGTGGATAGATCATCAACACTGTCTACAGAAAACGTCTCGAAAAAAACTGATAAAAAACCATCAGAAAAGGAAACAACAATAAAAAAAGTTCCGATTAAACATATCTATATGATTGGTGATTCTGTCCTATTGGGATCAAAAAGCAATATTGAAGCCATTCTACCCCAAGCTAGTGTCGATGGGGAAGTTGGTCGTCAATTTATCGATTTACCTGATCTTTTAAAGAAACAATATGCTAATAAATTTAATCAGGAGACGCTAGTTCTTGTGTCATTAGGAACTAATGGTCCTTTTGAAGAGAAAGACTTGGCTAATTTATATCAACAAATCACCACAACAGGCGCTCATTTAGCCCTAATGAATACTTATGTGCCACTTAATTGGCAAGATCAAGTCAACCGTGTGATCGATTCGTTTGCAAATAAACATCAAGAGGTTCATGTAATTGATTGGCATAGCTATATTGCAGATAAGTTAGCTTATCTGGAAAATGATGGTGTTCATCCAACAGTTGAGGGCCGAGACTTACTGGCAAATTTAATCAAAGAAGATTTAGAAAAACAATTTATTTTTGATGATAAGAAGTAA
- a CDS encoding YozE family protein: MRSKSFYQFVQTVKNPYDLTPSVVLAGSIHDDINFSKTSEDYHQISSYLEDYTNYVKSMDDFDALWQQYLEQT; the protein is encoded by the coding sequence ATGAGAAGTAAAAGTTTTTATCAATTTGTTCAAACTGTTAAAAATCCTTATGATCTTACGCCATCAGTGGTACTAGCAGGATCTATCCATGATGATATTAATTTTTCAAAGACTTCTGAAGATTATCACCAAATTAGCTCTTATTTGGAAGATTATACCAATTACGTAAAAAGTATGGATGATTTTGATGCTTTGTGGCAACAATATCTTGAACAAACATAA